In a genomic window of Helianthus annuus cultivar XRQ/B chromosome 10, HanXRQr2.0-SUNRISE, whole genome shotgun sequence:
- the LOC110884103 gene encoding 40S ribosomal protein S24-1 encodes MADTKAVTIRTRKFMTNRLLSRKQFVIDVLHPGRPNVSKAELKEKLGRMYEVKDPNAIFVFKFRTHFGGGKSTGFGLIYDSVENAKKYEPKYRLIRNGLDTKVEKSRKQLKERKNRAKKIRGVKKTKAGDAAKKKK; translated from the exons ATGGCGGACACTAAGGCAGTGACAATCCGTACGAGGAAGTTCATGACTAACAGGCTTCTGTCAAGGAAGCAATTT GTGATTGATGTGCTTCATCCAGGAAGACCTAATGTATCCAAG GCTGAGTTGAAGGAGAAGTTGGGAAGGATGTACGAGGTTAAAGACCCAAATGCTATTTTTGTATTCAAGTTCAGAACCCACTTTGGTGGTGGTAAATCAACTGGTTTCGGTTTGATTTACGACTCTGTTGAAAATGCAAAGAAGTACGAACCAAAATACAGGCTTATTAGG AATGGTTTGGATACCAAGGTTGAGAAGTCAAGAAAGCAGTTGAAGgaaagaaagaacagagcaaagaagatcAGAGGTGTAAAGAAG ACCAAGGCTGGAGATGCTGCCAAGAAGAAGAAGTAA